A genomic stretch from Mya arenaria isolate MELC-2E11 chromosome 10, ASM2691426v1 includes:
- the LOC128206454 gene encoding FAS-associated factor 2-like, which produces MADEAEDLSQEKTEKLIQYQDLTGIEDFERCRATLERHNWDIEIAVQATFNEQEGNPNVYDEPPPPEPRDPPMNLEPSDQRVFTVEPRAPQGIVQWSYYIITLPFRFLYTTLLDIIRIAFQFLRPDPRRNVTDPLGDVTRFIQYYNEKYGAAHPVFYQGSYSQALNDAKQELRFLLVYLHGKDHQDSDRFCRETLGSEVVTNFVNPSMLFWACDTNSPEGYRVSQALRENTYPFLALIVLRQNKMTVVARIEGPIEAPDLVGRLEQLMSDNESSLVAARADREERSFNQSLRQQQDEAYLESLHADQEKERRRREEREREEEEEDRKRKLKDDHHQMLQNRELRKDELRQKIPAEPASTDPDSVRVVLKLPHGTRIERCFRKTDSLKYLYYFTFCHEECPDDFHIVTNFPRQTLACEPTEENPEPETFEQCGLGKNEMLFVQDNEA; this is translated from the exons GACCTCACTGGAATAGAAGACTTTGAACGATGTAGAGCAACTCTGGAAAGACACAATTGGGACATTGAG ATAGCAGTGCAGGCCACTTTCAATGAGCAAGAAGGCAACCCAAATGTGTATGACGAACCCCCACCCCCGGAACCCAGGGACCCACCGATGAACCTCGAACCCAGCGATCAGAG AGTATTCACTGTTGAACCGCGAGCTCCTCAGGGCATTGTGCAATGGAGCTACTATATCATCACCTTGCCATTTAGATTCCTCTACACCACCCTCTTAGATATCATCAGAATTGCTT ttcaatttttacgACCAGATCCCAGGAGAA ATGTAACAGACCCATTGGGAGATGTAACCAGGTTTATCCAGTACTACAATGAGAAATATGGTGCAGCACACCCTGTGTTTTACCAAGGATCATACAGTCAG GCACTGAATGATGCCAAGCAAGAGTTGCGGTTCCTGCTAGTGTACCTTCATGGCAAAGATCACCAAGATTCAGACAGGTTTTGTCGTGAGACTCTGGGCAGTGAAGTTGTTACTAACTTTGTCAACCCTTCAATGCTGTTTTGGGCCTGTGATACTAATAGCCCAGAGGGTTATAGAG TGAGTCAAGCATTAAGAGAAAACACATACCCATTCTTAGCACTGATAGTCCTCCGTCAGAACAAAATGACAGTTGTAGCAAGAATCGAGGGACCTATAG AGGCTCCAGACCTAGTGGGTCGTCTAGAGCAGCTCATGTCTGATAATGAGTCATCGCTGGTGGCGGCACGTGCAGACCGTGAAGAACGCAGCTTCAACCAGTCGCTACGGCAACAGCAAGATGAGGCTTATCTGGAGTCTCTTCATGCAGACCAGGAGAAG GAGCGTCGTAGGAGAGAGGAGCGTGAGAgagaggaggaggaggaggatagGAAGAGGAAACTGAAGGACGACCATCATCAGATGCTCCAG AATCGTGAGCTACGGAAGGATGAACTACGGCAGAAGATCCCTGCTGAGCCGGCCTCTACGGACCCAGACTCTGTGAGAGTAGTGCTCAAACTGCCACATGGAACACGCATAGAACGATGCTTTAGGAAAACAGACTCTCTCAAG TACCTGTACTATTTCACATTCTGCCATGAAGAATGTCCGGATGATTTCCATATAGTGACTAACTTTCCACGACAGACATTGGCTTGTGAGCCCACAGAGGAAAACCCAGAacctgaaacatttgaacagtgTGGACTGGgcaaaaatgaaatgttgtttgTGCAGGACAACGAAGCTTGA